From Poecile atricapillus isolate bPoeAtr1 chromosome Z, bPoeAtr1.hap1, whole genome shotgun sequence, one genomic window encodes:
- the RPL37 gene encoding large ribosomal subunit protein eL37 has product MTKGTSSFGKRRNKTHTLCRRCGSKAYHLQKSTCGKCGYPAKRKRKYNWSAKAKRRNTTGTGRMRHLKKVYRRFRNGFREGTTPKPKRAAVAASSSS; this is encoded by the exons ATG ACGAAGGGTACATCTTCGTTTGGTAAACGACGAAATAAAACACACACCCTGTGTCGTCGATGTGGGTCCAAGGCGTACCATCTGCAAAAATCGACCTGTGGGAAATGTGGTTACCCTGCTAAGCGTAAGAGAAAGT ATAACTGGAGTGCAAAGGCTAAAAGACGCAACACCACTGGTACCGGTCGCATGAGGCACCTGAAAAAGGTCTACCGTCGATTCAG GAATGGATTCCGTGAGGGAACCACACCGAAGCCCAAGAGAGCAGCTGTTGCAGCCTCCAGTTCATCTTAA
- the PRKAA1 gene encoding 5'-AMP-activated protein kinase catalytic subunit alpha-1, giving the protein MRRLGPCLKMAAVADKQKHEHGRVKIGHYILGDTLGVGTFGKVKVGKHELTGHKVAVKILNRQKIRSLDVVGKIRREIQNLKLFRHPHIIKLYQVISTPTDIFMVMEYVSGGELFDYICKNGRLDEKESRRLFQQILSGVDYCHRHMVVHRDLKPENVLLDAHMNAKIADFGLSNMMSDGEFLRTSCGSPNYAAPEVISGRLYAGPEVDIWSSGVILYALLCGTLPFDDDHVPTLFKKICDGIFYTPQYLNPSVISLLKHMLQVDPMKRATIRDIREHEWFKQDLPKYLFPEDPSYSSTMIDDEALKEVCEKFECTEEEVLSCLYSRNHQDPLAVAYHLIIDNRRIMNEAKDFYLATSPPDSFLDDHHLSRPHPERVPFLVAEAPRPRHTLDELNPQKSKHQGVRRAKWHLGIRSQSRPNDIMAEVCRAIKQLDYEWKVVNPYYLRVRRKNPVTSAYSKMSLQLYQVDSRTYLLDFRSIDDEITEAKSGTATPQRSGSVSNYRSCQKDSDADAQGKSADTSLTSSVNSSLDSSTADVTTRPGSHTIEFFEMCANLIKILAQ; this is encoded by the exons ATGCGCAGGCTCGGCCCTTGCCTCAAGATGGCGGCGGTGGCGGATAAACAGAAGCACGAGCACGGGCGGGTGAAGATCGGGCACTACATCCTGGGGGACACGCTGGGTGTCGGCACCTTCGGGAAAGTCAAGG TTGGAAAACATGAGTTAACTGGGCATAAAGTTGCTGTGAAGATCCTGAATCGACAGAAGATTCGCAGCCTTGATGTTGTAGGCAAAATCCGAAGGGAGATTCAGAACCTCAAACTCTTCAGGCATCCTCATATAATTAAGCT GTACCAGGTCATCAGTACACCCACTGACATTTTCATGGTGATGGAATATGTTTCAGGAGGAGAACTGTTTGATTATATCTGTAAAAATGGAAGG CTTGATGAGAAGGAAAGCAGACGTCTGTTTCAGCAAATCCTTTCTGGGGTGGATTACTGTCACAGGCACATGGTAGTACATAGAGATCTGAAGCCTGAAAACGTGCTTCTTGATGCACACATGAATGCCAAGATAGCTGACTTTG GTCTATCAAATATGATGTCAGATGGAGAATTTTTAAGAACAAGCTGTGGTTCCCCTAACTATGCTGCACCAGAAGTAATTTCTGGAAG gTTATATGCAGGTCCAGAAGTAGATATTTGGAGCAGTGGGGTTATTCTCTATGCTTTGTTATGTGGAACGCTTCCATTTGATGATGATCATGTGCCAACCCTTTTTAAGAAGATATGTGATGGTATCTTTTATACCCCTCAGTACCTGAATCCATCTGTAATTAGTCTTTTGAAGCACATGCTGCAAGTGGATCCAATGAAGAGAGCAACAATCAGAGACATTAG GGAACATGAATGGTTTAAGCAGGATCTTCCAAAATACTTGTTTCCTGAAGATCCATCATATAGCTCTACCATGATTGATGATGAAGCCCTAAAAGAAGTGTGTGAGAAATTCGAATGCACTGAAGAGGAAGTGCTAAGTTGTCTGTACAGCCGAAATCATCAGGACCCTCTAGCTGTTGCTTATCACCTTATTATAGATAACAGAAGAATAATGAATGAGGCCAAAGACTTCTACTTGGCGACAAGTCCTCCGGATTCTTTTCTGGATGATCACCACCTGTCTCGCCCTCACCCTGAAAGAGTGCCATTTTTAGTAGCAGAGGCACCACGTCCTCGCCATACCCTTGATGAGCTGAATCCACAGAAGTCAAAACACCAGGGTGTAAGACGGGCTAAATGGCACTTGGGAATACGGAGTCAGAGTCGACCAAATGATATCATGGCTGAAGTTTGTCGAGCAATTAAACAACTGGATTATGAATGGAAG GTTGTAAATCCATATTATCTGCGTGTTCGGAGGAAGAATCCAGTAACAAGTGCATATTCCAAAATGAGTCTCCAATTGTATCAGGTGGACAGCAGAACATACTTACTGGACTTCCGTAGTATTGATG ATGAAATTACTGAAGCAAAGTCTGGGACTGCAACTCCACAGAGATCAGGTTCTGTGAGCAACTATAGATCTTGTCAAAAAGATTCAGATGCTGATGCTCAAGGAAAATCTGCAGATACATCCCTTACCTCATCAGTGAACTCTTCGCTTGACTCTTCCACAGCTGATGTAACTACAAGACCAGGGAGTCACACAATAGAGTTTTTTGAGATGTGTGCAAATCTTATTAAAATACTTGCACAGTAA